Proteins encoded within one genomic window of Ailuropoda melanoleuca isolate Jingjing chromosome 16, ASM200744v2, whole genome shotgun sequence:
- the GOLT1B gene encoding vesicle transport protein GOT1B isoform X2, with protein MGLTGFGVFFLFFGMILFFDKALLAIGNVLFVAGLAFVIGLERTFRFFFQKHKMKATGFFLGGVFVVLIGWPLIGMIFEIYGFFLLFRGFFPVVVGFIRRVPVLGSLLNLPGIRSFVDKVGESNNMV; from the exons ATGGGATTAACAGGATTTGGAgtgtttttcctgttctttggaATGATTCTCTTTTTTGACAAAGCACTACTGGCTATTGGAAAT GTTTTATTTGTGGCTGGCTTGGCTTTTGTCATTGGTTTAGAAAGAACATTCAGATTCTTCttccaaaaacataaaatgaaagctACAGGATTTTTTCTGGGTGGAGTATTTGTAGTCCTTATTGGTTGGCCTTTGATAGGCATGATCTTTGAAATTTATGGATTCTTTCTCTTGTTCAG gGGCTTCTTTCCTGTGGTCGTTGGCTTTATTAGAAGAGTGCCAGTCCTTGGATCTCTCTTGAATTTACCTGGAATTAGATCA TTTGTAGATAAAGTTGGAGAAAGCAACAATATGGTATAA
- the SPX gene encoding spexin encodes MKGLRRLVATTLALFLVFSFLGNSSSAPQGLFERRNWTPQSMLYLKGAQGRRFISDQSRKKDLSDRPPPERRSPNPQLLTLLEAAALLLASLQKPQEVGEENFDQTRVLEDSLLNW; translated from the exons ATGAAG GGACTCAGAAGGCTGGTGGCAACAACCTTGGCTCTTTTtctagtgttttctttcttaggaaATTCCAGCAGTGCGCCACAG GGGCTCTTTGAGCGAAGGAACTGGACTCCTCAATCTATGCTGTATCTGAAGGGCGCAC AGGGGCGTCGCTTCATCTCGGACCAGAGCCGGAAGAAGGACCTCTCCGACCGGCCGCCGCCGG AAAGACGCAGCCCAAATCCCCAACTACTAACCCTTCTGGAGGCAGCAGCTCTGCTCTTGGCTTCCTTGCAGAAACCACAAGAAG ttggAGAAGAAAACTTTGATCAAACCCGAGTCCTAGAAGACAGTCTACTAAACTGGTGA
- the GOLT1B gene encoding vesicle transport protein GOT1B isoform X1 — protein sequence MISLTDTQKIGMGLTGFGVFFLFFGMILFFDKALLAIGNVLFVAGLAFVIGLERTFRFFFQKHKMKATGFFLGGVFVVLIGWPLIGMIFEIYGFFLLFRGFFPVVVGFIRRVPVLGSLLNLPGIRSFVDKVGESNNMV from the exons ATGATCTCCTTAACAGACACTCAGA AAATTGGAATGGGATTAACAGGATTTGGAgtgtttttcctgttctttggaATGATTCTCTTTTTTGACAAAGCACTACTGGCTATTGGAAAT GTTTTATTTGTGGCTGGCTTGGCTTTTGTCATTGGTTTAGAAAGAACATTCAGATTCTTCttccaaaaacataaaatgaaagctACAGGATTTTTTCTGGGTGGAGTATTTGTAGTCCTTATTGGTTGGCCTTTGATAGGCATGATCTTTGAAATTTATGGATTCTTTCTCTTGTTCAG gGGCTTCTTTCCTGTGGTCGTTGGCTTTATTAGAAGAGTGCCAGTCCTTGGATCTCTCTTGAATTTACCTGGAATTAGATCA TTTGTAGATAAAGTTGGAGAAAGCAACAATATGGTATAA